In Lactuca sativa cultivar Salinas chromosome 5, Lsat_Salinas_v11, whole genome shotgun sequence, the DNA window aaccaAATTATCAATAAACTTAatgaaaatataaattaaaatataaaaatatacctcTGATTGAGATTCTTCTTGCTTATTcccttttttccttttctttacTGAAACAATATCTGCTTCATTAGACTCTGTTTGCCACACATTGATTCTGCAATCCCAAGAACCTGAACATATCTGTAATGGAGGAGGAGAGAGGTGAGAGATAGTgtcaaaaatgtaaaaaaaacattaaagattattgagaaaaaagaaaaattacCAAATTGCCATTAGGTTGTGATGCAAGGCTTTGAACTGAAGCAGTATGCCCAACAAGAGTTCTGAAAGAACTAATCTTTAGGTTTTCTGATAGAGGCTCTGGATCAAACttcaagttgaaaaaaaaaattatttttatttttttttagttcttgattttttaataagaaagttttttttttaatgtaaaagTTAAAATTACCTTCCAGAGTTTCACAGTTCTGTCTTTTGATCCAGTTGCAACAACCTTATTGGTGTCGTTTTCATTATCTGAAGATTTAGTGAGAAATAATGAGAAAAGAAATAACttactttttattaaaataaataaaaaaaaaatgaagatttaGTTTGTAAAACAAGTGTATACCTTTTGAATTCACAACACCAACTGATGTTATTACACCATTATGACCTTCTAAAATATGTGTACAATTTCCTGGACCTTTCCATAtcctaaatttatatatttaaagagaaacatatgtttttgttatttcatgaaaaaagaaaaaaaaaagttatgaaaTTACCTTCCTAATCCATCGTAGCAACCTGTCAAAATGAACCTtgcagaaagaaagaaagaaagaaagaaatttactCAGTTTCAACAAATTGTCTATTGAGTtgacagaagaagaagaagaagaaaggtgaATTTGAAGAAAAAGAGGGATAGATACAAGGATGAAAGTATAGGGCTTACTGATTTGATCCATCAACTGCATTGACCCAATCATCATGTAATGAAGGATCTTCTTCCTTGCGTGGAGCTACAGCTTTTATGTattcaatttctagggttttttccTGAAGTTGTATCATGATGTGACGATAGGTTGAGAAGATTAATGACATCGCTTAAATGTAAATCTTCTTGTTTTGTTTTATCAATGTATATTTCTCAGATTACAAGCTTTTGATTCGAACTGTTTAGATGATGAATGTGTGATTAATCGCTATGAATTTTAGGGAAGAAAAATAAGTATACCGCTGAGATTCCTTTGGCGAGAAGAAAGTCTTCAAGTGACATCCTCACTAGCTCACCATCAATCAAGAAATCAAATGGTTCATGTTTCCAATCATCGTTTCCTAAACATAAGTTAAGATTAGATGACTTAAAAGTGTAAAAACTAATCGGTGAACAACTAACTTATAGCATTGAATCATTGATCTTCGAATTGCAGATGATTTCAGAGAACTATTACCGAAGTTCATGCTGTTTTTACACGAACAGAATATATGTTTTATTGGTGGCAAAATGGTTCAAGTCAGGTTAAGCAGAAACGTAGTGTAAAGACGAATAACCTGATTGAAGAAGGCTATTAACCACGGACGAAAGACCCTTCCTTGTGAGGGTAGAAGGGAGGGCAATGGTTGTCGTCGGAGCTTTGAATGGCGGTTTAAGCTTCGTAACGAATCGCACCTGTACTCTTCTTGAAACATCTTCAACATCTCCATCGATATCCATCTGAAAACGCAGTTTAGCTGCAATTAACAGTGAATTGTTCAAGAACTCGGCGCTGGAAAAATCGACAACAGCACAAACACGAATGAAAGAagaaagagaaaagaaaaaacaCGAACCTTAGCTGTGGGGGCGAAGGAAAATCAACAGCTCCGGTGTTGCTATGGGCTGCGACGATCTCCGGTGAGGATATGGCTAACGGCGGCAAGCAGGGATGCGCTTGAGGAGTGGCGGAAGCAGCTATGGATTGGAGGCGTTCTGTTTGTGTCGATGTATAAGGTTTAGGTTAAGGGTATATCGGTCAATTTTTCTAAACGGTGAAAAAAAGGAGTTTTGTTGAAACAAATAGTTTTTGATAATTTAGATATAAGTGATTTATTAAAAATGATTTATCGGACACCCGAGGCACCtataaattgtttaaaaaaaaaattcaagaaataataaaaaatatgggatttttttcGAAGATTTTGGAAAATGACCACACTTTTTAATCATTTTACTCACTATTACCATCAATAAGTACCAtgacacaaaaaaaatattatgatGTTAACGCCATATAAATTTTTGTCTACAACGGCACACCAAAATATCATATCAAAAAAcacaaatttaatattttaatcataaaaaaacatattttttaaagataagtcattttaatttcattttcttgACAAGTGTTTATTATAAATATTCATTAAAATTAAAACTACAAAAATCTAATAATCATATATCTTCAGAATTATTATATTTTTCGGGTGGGCTGTAAGTACATTCTTTAACGAAATTTACCTTCCCTAAACTCAATCTAAATTTTTTGACATTTGATTTAACATAATtagactttatatatatatatatatatatatatatatatatatatatatatatatatatatatatatatatatatatatatatattatatatatatatatatatataataagattaaaatatagactaaaaaaatttaaaaccgaTTTTATATAGCTATTCGAATTTATAATGTCGTCCGATTTATAAAATGTTGTTCgaaacttataataataataataataataataataataataataaaatataaaataaaaataataaaaaaccgATTTTATATATTCGTTCGAATTTTATAATGTTGTCCGAATTTGTAATATCGTCCGAAttataaaattttgtttgaaatttataataataataataacaacaacaacaacaacaataataataataataactgaattaaaaacaacaaaaaaaaaaacaaaataggaaaaaaaaaacaacaaaagacaAAAATTCAAATCAAGGGGTGGAATTGGAAAATGTAGTGGGGTACTGATTGAAACCCCttatttgtaacacccagaaccTAGAAGATCAatgaaggaaagaaaaccctaaataatgaaggcaactcgtcgagtgcagggaggaactcgacaagtcggagCGGTTTCTGGGGTGtaggttaagtgacctactcggcgagttggtcagggtttgggaaaccctaaattcgggccttgtaccctatttaaggaaccctatAAC includes these proteins:
- the LOC111910366 gene encoding ribosome biogenesis protein WDR12 homolog; its protein translation is MDIDGDVEDVSRRVQVRFVTKLKPPFKAPTTTIALPSTLTRKGLSSVVNSLLQSGNDDWKHEPFDFLIDGELVRMSLEDFLLAKGISAEKTLEIEYIKAVAPRKEEDPSLHDDWVNAVDGSNQFILTGCYDGLGRIWKGPGNCTHILEGHNGVITSVGVVNSKDNENDTNKVVATGSKDRTVKLWKFDPEPLSENLKISSFRTLVGHTASVQSLASQPNGNLICSGSWDCRINVWQTESNEADIVSVKKRKKGNKQEESQSEGEAVATLVGHTQCVSSVVWPGYGM